Below is a genomic region from Candidatus Neomarinimicrobiota bacterium.
GTAACTTTTTTCACTCCCTCTACCCACACGGCCCCGCAGTTGATGGAGTTGAGTCAAACCAAACCGGTCCGCATGCTCGATAAGCATTACCGTAGCATTGGGAATATCGATACCCACTTCGATCACCGTAGTAGAAATCAATATATGAATTTCATTCCGGGCATAAGCATCCATGACAGAATCTTTATCATCTTTTTTCATGCGCCCGTGAATGAGTCCTACTTTTAGATTCGGGAATATTTTTTCAGAAAGATTGGCGTGCATTTCTACTGCGGCGGCTAAATCGGATTTTTCCGTCTCCTCCACCAATGGATAAACCACCATACACTGACGTCCAGCAGCCACTTCATCTTTCATAAAATTGTATACTTTTTTCAGTCGTTGTTCCTCCACCACTTTTGTCACAATAGGAATACGATTCTTTGGCATTTCATCAATAATGGATAAATCCATATCCCCGTGGTACGTAATTGCCAACGTTCTTGGAATGGGTGTGGCAGTCATGGCCAAGAGATGGGGATTCAGTCCTTTTGATGTAAGGTCGCCCCGTTGGAGGACGCCAAAACGGTGCTGTTCATCCACAATGACCAAACCCAATTCTTTAAATTTTACATCCTTTTGAATCAGGGCATGGGTGCCGATAATAATATCAATCCGCCCCTCGGCTAAACCATCAAGAATAGCTCGCCGTTCTTTCGCAGGCGTACCACCAACGAGAATGGCACAAGTCATATGGGCCGTTTCTGCGTGCTTTTTAAATGATGCCAAATGTTGATGGGCTAAAATTTCCGTGGGCGCCATGACCGCTACTTGCACATTATTCGCCACCGCAATGGCCGCCGCCAAAACAGAAACAATGGTCTTCCCCGAGCCCACATCGCCCTGCAAAAGTCTATTCATAGAAAATGGCCGGGCCATATCGTCCTTGATTTCTTTGATTACTTTTTTCTGGGCATTGGTCAATTCAAAATCTAAACTGTCAGAAATGAGTTTCACTTGTGGCCCGATTTTGTTCAATGCTTTGGTCCCGGTTTGTTGTAAAGATGATTTTCGAAGGGCCAGGAGCATTTGAAGAAAAAAGTGTTCGTCAAATTTTAACCGATGAATGGCCTCATTCAACACGTCCTCAGATTCGGCAAAATGGATATTTCGCAGAGCATTATTGATATGAGCTAATCTATTCTCTTTTCTGAATTCAGGCGAAAAATGATCGGGAATTTCCTTAAGCGAATCGGAAATGGTCTTAATGAGGCGCCGAAGTCCGCGGCTATCCAATCGTGTCTTTTTCAATTCGGCCGGAATTGAATAGAGTGGAATCACCAATCCAGAATTCACCGGATCTTCATCTTCTTTTAGTTTATCGTATTCCGGGTGAACGATCTGGAAACCGTTAAAAAATTCCACTTTCCCGCTCACGGCGAGGCGATCTCCCACCTTGATTGCTTTTTTGATATAACTAGCGCCATTAAACCAAGTGAGGCTCATCATGCCTTTTCCATCGGACAAAATGGCCTGGAAATATTGTCGCCGTTTCCCACGACGCAAATCTGCCGCTTCAACTTTACCGATAACAGTGGCTTCCATCTCTTTTTTAAGTTTAGAAATGGGGGTGACGGTAGTACGGTCTAAATGCTTGCGAGGATAATAATGAAGCAAATCCGACACTGTATTAATGCCGACTGCAGATAAAGCATCCGCCCGGGCGGGGCCGACGCCTTTAATGGATTGGAGAGAGGTGGAAAGAGTTATGGCCTTTTCAGGCACAATTTTTT
It encodes:
- the recG gene encoding ATP-dependent DNA helicase RecG; amino-acid sequence: MPEKAITLSTSLQSIKGVGPARADALSAVGINTVSDLLHYYPRKHLDRTTVTPISKLKKEMEATVIGKVEAADLRRGKRRQYFQAILSDGKGMMSLTWFNGASYIKKAIKVGDRLAVSGKVEFFNGFQIVHPEYDKLKEDEDPVNSGLVIPLYSIPAELKKTRLDSRGLRRLIKTISDSLKEIPDHFSPEFRKENRLAHINNALRNIHFAESEDVLNEAIHRLKFDEHFFLQMLLALRKSSLQQTGTKALNKIGPQVKLISDSLDFELTNAQKKVIKEIKDDMARPFSMNRLLQGDVGSGKTIVSVLAAAIAVANNVQVAVMAPTEILAHQHLASFKKHAETAHMTCAILVGGTPAKERRAILDGLAEGRIDIIIGTHALIQKDVKFKELGLVIVDEQHRFGVLQRGDLTSKGLNPHLLAMTATPIPRTLAITYHGDMDLSIIDEMPKNRIPIVTKVVEEQRLKKVYNFMKDEVAAGRQCMVVYPLVEETEKSDLAAAVEMHANLSEKIFPNLKVGLIHGRMKKDDKDSVMDAYARNEIHILISTTVIEVGIDIPNATVMLIEHADRFGLTQLHQLRGRVGRGSEKSYCILVRRNFTNNSKKRLRIMESTNDGFVISDEDLKIRGPGEFFGIRQSGFLKYKIADMVTDGPILRKARQAAFELVKADPNLNQPKHELIRMRFMAEYQDKLERVNIS